The sequence TGGCGAACTTCAGGATTCTGAAACACGATGCGGCGTTCCTGCTGGTGCTGGCCGCCGATCTGGCGGAGGACATCGCACAACACCTGCGTCGTTACGTGCTGCGTGCCGACGTCACCCTAGCGGTGACGGAATGGGCCTGTCTCGGAATCCGGGGCGAGCTTCTCCGGCTGCCGCAAACGCCTCCCCGAGTGGGGGACGAAATCATCTGGATCGGCCGGATCGCCTGGATCCGGGTGCCCGACACTCTACCCCGCTGGCTGCTGCTGGGACAGCGAGCCGATCTGGAAGCAGGTCTGCGGCCGTCAGAAGCCCGTGAAGCGCCGCCGGCATGTTGGCGCCTGCATGACATCCGCAGTGGTCTGCCCTGGGTGACCGCCGCCACCAGCGGCCGCTTCCTGCCCCAGATGCTCAACCTCGACCTGCTCGGGGGGATCAGCTTTGACAAGGGGTGTTACACCGGCCAGGAGATCATCGCCCGGACCCACTACCGCGGCCAGGTCAAACGGCGGCTGTACCGCTTCTTCGCCGCCGGCGCCGAACCGCCGCCCCCCGGCACGGCGCTGGTCGCCGGGGAGGAAGGCGTCGGGCAGGTGATCAATTCCGCCCCAGCTGCAAAAGGGACGGAACTGCTCGCGGTGGTCCGCTGTGATGCGGTTCACGGTTCCGCGCTCCGGTTGACATCCGCACCGCAGCACCCGCTGCAGCGGCGCGATCTCGCCTATACTGTTCCTTGAGCCGTCAACCAACACAGGGAACCCTGACCGTCATGCAAGCCGTCACCCCCCAGCAATTTCTCGCTCGTCTGAAAGAAGAAATCGAAAAGGATCGCATCACCCTGCCAACGCTGCCCGAGGTCGCCCTCAAAGTGCGCGCTGCGGTGGAAGGCGGCAAGGCGACCGCCTCCCAGCTGGCGGACATGATCGCCGAGGATGCCGCCCTCAGCGCCAGGCTGCTGCAAGTGGCCAACAGCCCCCTCTACCGCGCCCGTACCGAGATCACCAACCTGCAGATGGCGATCATGCGCCTGGGTTACGACACCGTGCGAACCCTCATCACCGGCCTGGCGATGAAGCAGGTCTTTCAGCCCGATTCCGCCCTGTTGGAGCGCTACTTCCGGGACATCTGGCGCACCAGTGTCGATGTCGCCGCCATCAGCCGCGCGCTGGCGACCCTCACCCCCCACCTGGACGCCGAACATGCGCTCCTGGCAGGGCTCATCCACCAGATCGGCAAACTCCCCATCCTGGTGCTGGCCAACCGCAACCAGGCACTGGCCAGGGACCAGACCGCCCTCGACCGACTGCTCGACGAACTCCATCCCGCCATCGGCGCCCTGATCCTAAGCCACTGGAACTTCCCCGACACACTCCGCCAGGTCGTCAGCGACTACCGCCAGTGGAATCGGCAGAGCCCCGACGGGGAGGCGGATTACGTAGACATCATCCAGGTCGCCTACCTGGAACACCTGGCCAGCCAGGGGGAGGAACCACCGGTCGATCCCACCACCATCGGCGCCTTCAGCCGCCTGGGACTGACACCGGACATCGAGGTCGTCGAAATCGAGGGCATCGACGAAACACGTCAGATCTTCGCCTGACGCCTGCGGCGCACGGCCGGCGCAGGGTGCCGCTGGTCGCGAAGGTTGGTGTATCATGGGCGTTCCAACGAGCCACCACCGGAAACCGACATGCACGAGGACACCCTGCGCCGTTTCCGCCGCATCGGCACCCTCACCATCGCCACGGTCTATTTCCTGATCCTCGTGGGCGCCATCGTCCGGGCCTCGGGCGCCGGCATGGGTTGTCCCGACTGGCCCACCTGCTTCGGACAGTGGATTCCGCCCACCGACGAATCCCAGCTGCCGGCCAATTACCACGAAATCTACGCCCAGCGGGGATACGCCGACACTCGCTTCAACCCGGTCAAGACCTGGACCGAATACCTCAACCGCCTCACCGGAGTGACCACCGGCCTGCTCATCATCCTCACAGTCTGGGCCGCCCTACCCTTCCGGCGCGGCGATCCACCGGTGTTCTACGCGGCGCTGGCCGCTCTGTTGCTAGTCGTGTTCCAGGGCTGGCTGGGGGCGGTGGTGGTAAGCAGCAACCTCCATCCCCTGATGATCACCGCCCACATGCTGATGGCGCTGGTCATCGTCGCGTTGCTGATCTACGCGGTGATCCGGGCCGAACGGGAAGCGCTGACGCCCGTCCACCTTCGCTCCCTGCAACGCCGCCACGTCTGGCTACTGGGAGCGCTGTTGCTCGTGACCCTGATCCAGATCGGTCTCGGCGCTCAGGTCCGCGAAGCGGTGGACGCCATCGCCAAGGCCCACCAGTTCACCGGCCGCCGCCACTGGCCCCAGGAACTGCCGTGGGTGTTCTACTGGCACCGGGGGTTCGCCCTGGCGCTGCTGTGCGCCAATCTGGCCATGGCGTGGCGGCTGCTGCGCCTACTGCCCCAGCGGCATCTATTGTTCCGCCTTACCCTGGCGCTGGGCCTGTTGGTCTTCCTGGCGGTGGGAACCGGTATCGGCATGGAGCGGCTGGGGATACCACCGTGGCTGCAACCGCTCCACCTGCTGATCGCCAATCTGATCTTCGGGATTCAGTTCACCCTGCTGGTGACGCTGCATTACTGCTGCAGCGTACCTGCGTTCCCCTCCGAACGGGTACAGGGCTTCACCGACCAACCCCAGGCGGCCACCGAGGCCCGCCAGCCGGGAAAAGGTTCCTGAGCCGATTCGAGCCAGAAACGCCGTCCCCGGACTTGGCGCGGCAGGATTTCCACCTCGACGCCCTGGGCGTGCAGCTGCGCCGCCATCGCCTCGGCCCGGCTGCGCTGGGCGTACAGCCCCAGGGAAATGGCACCACGCCAGCGGCCGCGTTCGAACAACCACAGATCCTTCCACCCCAGTTGCCGCAGCCGGGCCAGATTGCGGCGCGCCGTCGCCAGATCGGCGGCCGGCGGGTACATCAGCCAGTAGCCGGTCACCTCCTCGGCTTCTTCCTCGGCCACCCGGGCGGCAAGCCCCAATTGAAGGAACTGGGTCAGCAGACGCACGGCGGCCTTGCGGCCATTCAAAGGGCCAAGGCGATGACATTGGGATTTCCGCACAGGGGGACGGGACTCGGCGTTGACGCCTTGAGTCCTCGGCGCTGTGGCAGGCGCTTCGGCCGCAGATTCAGCCTCAGCGATCTGCCTGGATGCCCGGGTCACTTCGTCCACCAGGATGATGCGCTCCAGAGAAACGCCGGAGACGACCCGTTGCCACGGCGCGGCATTTCGGCCGTATGTCGCCCACAGGAAGAACAGCAGATTGGCGACCAGGAGGATATAGGTGAGCCGCCGACTCATGGCTGCCGGCTGACCAGCGCCAGCCCCCGCAGCACCAGATCCGGCGCCAGTTGTGCGGGCCGGGAAAGATTCCGCGCCAGGCGGACGGCATCCCCGCCGGTCAGTACCAGGTGCAGGTCAGGCCAGCGCGGCGCCAGCCGCGCCAGGCTTCGCTCCACCAAGCCGGCCAGCGCCGCCTCCACCCCGAGCGCGACGGCGGCGGCGGTGTGATCGCCCAACAGCGCATCAATTTCGTGCTCCTCTGTTTTCACCTGCGCGGTTCCCCACCCCAGACTCTGGCGCATCAATGCCGCCCCGGGGCAGATCAGGCCACCGTGGTGACGACCGTCGCTGTCGAGCACGTCCAGGGTCAGGGCGGTGCCGCAATCGACGATACAGGCCGGCAGGGGATGATAATGGCGGGCGGCGATCAACGCCAGCCAGCGGTCTACCCCCAGCTGCCGGGGATCGCGATAACCGCTGCGGACTCCGCAGGCATCCCGACGGGAACTGACGAAATTTCCCGTCTTTCCCCAGCGGCTTTGCAGCCAGCGCTCCAGACAGACGGCTACCGCTTCGCCAGCGACGTTGGCGATCCACACCCGGTCGGGGACCGGCAACTCTCCCCAGAGACGGTCCAGTCGTGCCGGCGTCAACTCCCTGCCTCCGAGCGCTGACCGGGCCGGACCGATCACGCCGCGTTCCAGCACAGCCCACTTGAGGCGGCTGTTGCCGCTGTCCACCAACAATTCCATCACGCGCCCAGTCGCAGTTTCACATCGCCGGCGTTGATCTTGTGGCGGCGCCCGCCGGCATCCACCAGCACCAGAGCACCGTCGGGCGCCACGTCCACGGCGGTGGCGGTATAGACCCGCTCCCCCTGCTGCACGCTCACCGACCGCCCAAGCACGCAGTTGTGCGCCCGCCAGCGCTCTATCCATACCGCCGCCCCCGCCTCCTCGTAAGCGTGGAGCAGCGCCAGCAGCTCGGCGATCACGCAGGCGGTCAGACGGTTACGGGGCGGCGGACGCCCCAACAGGGTATGGAGGTCCACCCAGGGCTGGTCGATCTGACGGGCGGCCGTGGCCGGCATCGTGCCGTTCACGCCCACGCCGATCACCAAGCTGCAGGGCCCCTGCTGCTCGCTGACCGCCTCGATCAGGATGCCAGCGAGCTTGCTTCCCTGCCAGAGCAGGTCGTTGGGCCACTTGAGTTCGATTCCCTCGATGCCGAGCCGCTGCAGCGCCTGGCGCACCGCCACACCGACGGCAAGGCTTAAGCCTGCGGCGGCAGCCGCATCGTCGAAGCGCCATAACAACGACAGGTACAGATGGCAACCGAACGGTGACACCCAGCGCCGCCCCAGGCGGCCACGCCCGGCGGTCTGGGCTTCCGCCAGACAGACGCTGCCCCGAGGCAACCCGCCCGCCCGCGCCAGCAGCCATGCATTGGTGGAGGGCAGGCAAGCGTGAACCGTCAACCCGAGCGGGGCGTCCGCCCCGAGGGTCTGGAGCTCCCTTGCGATCGTCTCTGGATCCAGCAGCTCCAGAGGCGGATACAGGCGGTATCCCCGCCCGGGCACCGAAGTGACCGACACGCCCGCCGCCTGCAGCTGGCGGATCCGCTTCCACACCGCTGCCCGGCTGATGCCCAGGCGGGCGGCCAGCACGGTTCCGGAATGAAAGCGTCCGTCGGCCAGTTCGTGCAACAGCGCTTGTGCCGCTGCCGTGAGCATTCACCTGTCCGATATTTGCCGAGAGAACAGTATAAATCAGCTTGCCGGCGGATGCTTCCGGGCCCGGATCAGGGTGAGCTGGCGTTTGACCACGTGGCGGATCAGCACCTCCCTGTCCTGCTCGCGCATGCTGAGGAAATCCACGCCGACCCGCCAACCTTCCCCCTCCTCCAAGGGCGTACAGTAGACCACCTTGCCAAAGGTGACGATTCCCACCAGCGAGGGCGGCAGTACCATCTTCAGTTCCAACAGGCCGCCTTCCGCCAGTGGCTGGTCGGCGGTGAAGGCGATGCCGGCGGCGCTGAGATTGACCTTGCGGGTCGGCTGGTCAGCAAGACGGTTGTTACTGATCATCACGGCCTGGGCCAGCGCCTCGATCTTGCGTTCCAGCGTCTTGAGATAGTCGGCCACGGCCGGATTTTCACGCTCGATGCGGTGCAGCTGCGCCTGGGATTCCTGGGTCAGGTACGCCAACGTCGAGGTCAGGGAAAAATGATCGACCAGCTGATTTTGGAATGCCTCCACCGGAGGCATGTCCTCCGGAGCGATAGGGCGGTAGACCAGGACAATCTCGTCCTCGACCCGAAAGAAACGCCGGCGTTCCGGCAGTTGTTCGCTTGTCTCCATCAATGTTTCTCCTGTTCCAGAATGATTTCGACCCGCCGGTTGCGCGCCCGGTTGGCGGCGCTGGTGTTGGGAACCAGCGGCTGGGTGTCGGCGTAACCGACCACCATCAGACGCTTGGGATCGACACCGCCCCTGAGCAGCTCATGGGCGACGGTCACCGCCCGCGCCGCCGACAGTTCCCAATTGGAACGATACCATTCGGTGCGGATGGGGACGTTGTCGGTGTGGCCGGCGACGATCACCTTGCCCCGGCTGCGTTTGACCACGTCGATGATCTTTTTCATCGCCGGACCGAAACCGCTGTTGAGTACCGCACTGCCGGAGGGGAAGGAGCCTTTCTCATGGATGCGGACGATGATCTTGTCTTCCTGCATCTCCACACTGATCTTGCCAGCCTTGATTTCCTCCAGCAGCGACTCGCGGATCCGGGCCGCCTCGGCTTCCAGTTCCTTGCGTTTTTCCTCCGCCAGCATTTTTTCCATGGCTTCCTTGTCCATCTCCCCCTCGCCTTCCGTGGACTTTTCCTCGGTGGACTCGGGGATATCGAGATTGGGGAGATCCTCGGTGGTGGACTGGCGGATTTCGTCCAAGGGCGTGGGTTCCACTGTCGCCGGGCTGAAATGCTGGGCGATGACGCTGGTGCCCTTGACGATTTCATAAGCGACGATCTCGGTCTGCACCCCGAAGGCGTTCTTCAGGGACGCCGCCATCTGCCGGAAGCGAATCACGTCCATGGTGGCGAACGACAACAGCAGCACGAAGAAGCACATCAGCAGCGACATCAAGTCGGCGAAGGTCATCACCCACGCCGGGGCCCCGGCGGGGCATTTGGGACATTCTTCCTCAGCCATGATCAGTCACCTGTGCTTCGTTTCTTTTCCGGAACGTAGGCGTTGAGGAGGGTTTCCAGCACCTTGGGATTCATCCCCTCCTGGATGCCGTTAATGGTTTCGATGATCAGCGACTTGGCGATCTTCTCGTAGCCGCTGATCAGCGCCAGCTTGTCCGCCAGAGGAATGGCGAAGGCGTTGGCGATCACCGCCCCGTACAGGGTCGTCAGCAGGGCCACCGCCATCGCCGGACCGATGCTGGCCGGATCGGACATGTTGGCGAGCATTTGCACCAGACCGACCAGGGTGCCGATCATCCCCATGGCCGGAGCCATGTCGCCGATGGACTTCCACATATCCTGTCCCACCTCGTGACGGGCGATGGCCTGG comes from Methylomarinovum tepidoasis and encodes:
- a CDS encoding YgfZ/GcvT domain-containing protein; protein product: MTDLAVAKVGGRDAAAFLQGQITCDVHRINEGQSGLGAVCNPQGRVLANFRILKHDAAFLLVLAADLAEDIAQHLRRYVLRADVTLAVTEWACLGIRGELLRLPQTPPRVGDEIIWIGRIAWIRVPDTLPRWLLLGQRADLEAGLRPSEAREAPPACWRLHDIRSGLPWVTAATSGRFLPQMLNLDLLGGISFDKGCYTGQEIIARTHYRGQVKRRLYRFFAAGAEPPPPGTALVAGEEGVGQVINSAPAAKGTELLAVVRCDAVHGSALRLTSAPQHPLQRRDLAYTVP
- a CDS encoding HDOD domain-containing protein; protein product: MQAVTPQQFLARLKEEIEKDRITLPTLPEVALKVRAAVEGGKATASQLADMIAEDAALSARLLQVANSPLYRARTEITNLQMAIMRLGYDTVRTLITGLAMKQVFQPDSALLERYFRDIWRTSVDVAAISRALATLTPHLDAEHALLAGLIHQIGKLPILVLANRNQALARDQTALDRLLDELHPAIGALILSHWNFPDTLRQVVSDYRQWNRQSPDGEADYVDIIQVAYLEHLASQGEEPPVDPTTIGAFSRLGLTPDIEVVEIEGIDETRQIFA
- a CDS encoding COX15/CtaA family protein; amino-acid sequence: MHEDTLRRFRRIGTLTIATVYFLILVGAIVRASGAGMGCPDWPTCFGQWIPPTDESQLPANYHEIYAQRGYADTRFNPVKTWTEYLNRLTGVTTGLLIILTVWAALPFRRGDPPVFYAALAALLLVVFQGWLGAVVVSSNLHPLMITAHMLMALVIVALLIYAVIRAEREALTPVHLRSLQRRHVWLLGALLLVTLIQIGLGAQVREAVDAIAKAHQFTGRRHWPQELPWVFYWHRGFALALLCANLAMAWRLLRLLPQRHLLFRLTLALGLLVFLAVGTGIGMERLGIPPWLQPLHLLIANLIFGIQFTLLVTLHYCCSVPAFPSERVQGFTDQPQAATEARQPGKGS
- a CDS encoding type III pantothenate kinase, with the translated sequence MELLVDSGNSRLKWAVLERGVIGPARSALGGRELTPARLDRLWGELPVPDRVWIANVAGEAVAVCLERWLQSRWGKTGNFVSSRRDACGVRSGYRDPRQLGVDRWLALIAARHYHPLPACIVDCGTALTLDVLDSDGRHHGGLICPGAALMRQSLGWGTAQVKTEEHEIDALLGDHTAAAVALGVEAALAGLVERSLARLAPRWPDLHLVLTGGDAVRLARNLSRPAQLAPDLVLRGLALVSRQP
- the birA gene encoding bifunctional biotin--[acetyl-CoA-carboxylase] ligase/biotin operon repressor BirA, which gives rise to MLTAAAQALLHELADGRFHSGTVLAARLGISRAAVWKRIRQLQAAGVSVTSVPGRGYRLYPPLELLDPETIARELQTLGADAPLGLTVHACLPSTNAWLLARAGGLPRGSVCLAEAQTAGRGRLGRRWVSPFGCHLYLSLLWRFDDAAAAAGLSLAVGVAVRQALQRLGIEGIELKWPNDLLWQGSKLAGILIEAVSEQQGPCSLVIGVGVNGTMPATAARQIDQPWVDLHTLLGRPPPRNRLTACVIAELLALLHAYEEAGAAVWIERWRAHNCVLGRSVSVQQGERVYTATAVDVAPDGALVLVDAGGRRHKINAGDVKLRLGA
- a CDS encoding PilZ domain-containing protein, encoding METSEQLPERRRFFRVEDEIVLVYRPIAPEDMPPVEAFQNQLVDHFSLTSTLAYLTQESQAQLHRIERENPAVADYLKTLERKIEALAQAVMISNNRLADQPTRKVNLSAAGIAFTADQPLAEGGLLELKMVLPPSLVGIVTFGKVVYCTPLEEGEGWRVGVDFLSMREQDREVLIRHVVKRQLTLIRARKHPPAS
- a CDS encoding flagellar motor protein MotB — its product is MAEEECPKCPAGAPAWVMTFADLMSLLMCFFVLLLSFATMDVIRFRQMAASLKNAFGVQTEIVAYEIVKGTSVIAQHFSPATVEPTPLDEIRQSTTEDLPNLDIPESTEEKSTEGEGEMDKEAMEKMLAEEKRKELEAEAARIRESLLEEIKAGKISVEMQEDKIIVRIHEKGSFPSGSAVLNSGFGPAMKKIIDVVKRSRGKVIVAGHTDNVPIRTEWYRSNWELSAARAVTVAHELLRGGVDPKRLMVVGYADTQPLVPNTSAANRARNRRVEIILEQEKH